A genomic window from Gemmatimonadaceae bacterium includes:
- a CDS encoding diguanylate cyclase, with protein sequence MLPPRTVPNDALSRAIRVSQAVNRVRQLPTVFIASPLLAAFLAIAYWDVADHTSLIVFTAVMTVLWTPAALSWRRLRKRPRPTDVSPQNEMRALVFSTVTGVLWAVAAWVLYPVGGAEEKAMLVMMMSGLCAGSVAFFSSSPAASIAFFTPFMSSLMVQVVRYDSGAQPILPSAVGVFILCALLFTRTSWHQFVENVQVLVERDEALSAASTNRGQLEATLAQMQDLAMVDQLTGLKNRRAFFDDAETAIAASRRRDQPVSVAVLDLDHFKAVNDTHGHAAGDVVLREAAQRIADSVREEVLVGRYGGEEFVMLLPFTTPAQALVALERIRKAVSQDPIVVPDGGPIVQLTLSAGIASLDEGMPIPVAIDRADKAMYRAKNLGRDRVEVYAG encoded by the coding sequence ATGCTGCCCCCTCGAACCGTGCCGAATGATGCCCTCAGCCGAGCCATTCGTGTCTCGCAGGCCGTCAATCGGGTGCGGCAGCTGCCGACCGTGTTCATCGCGAGTCCGCTGCTGGCGGCCTTCCTGGCCATCGCGTACTGGGACGTCGCTGACCACACGTCGCTCATCGTGTTCACCGCCGTGATGACCGTTCTCTGGACGCCCGCTGCGCTGAGCTGGCGACGATTGCGCAAGCGGCCACGCCCGACGGACGTCTCGCCGCAGAACGAGATGCGCGCGCTCGTCTTCTCGACCGTTACCGGGGTGCTCTGGGCCGTGGCGGCCTGGGTGCTGTATCCCGTGGGGGGCGCGGAGGAGAAGGCGATGCTCGTGATGATGATGTCGGGACTCTGCGCCGGCTCGGTGGCGTTCTTCTCGTCGTCGCCGGCCGCCAGCATCGCATTCTTCACTCCGTTTATGAGCTCGCTGATGGTGCAGGTCGTGCGCTACGACAGTGGCGCCCAGCCCATCCTCCCGTCGGCCGTGGGCGTGTTCATCCTCTGCGCGCTGCTGTTCACGCGTACCAGCTGGCATCAGTTCGTCGAGAACGTGCAGGTACTCGTCGAGCGCGACGAGGCGCTCAGTGCCGCCAGCACCAACCGCGGCCAGCTCGAGGCCACGCTGGCCCAGATGCAGGACCTCGCGATGGTGGACCAGCTGACCGGACTCAAGAATCGACGGGCCTTCTTCGACGACGCCGAAACGGCGATTGCCGCAAGCCGTCGTCGCGACCAGCCCGTGTCCGTTGCCGTCCTTGACCTGGACCACTTCAAGGCCGTCAACGACACGCACGGCCACGCCGCTGGCGACGTCGTGCTGCGCGAGGCGGCCCAGCGCATCGCCGACAGCGTCCGCGAGGAGGTGCTCGTGGGACGCTACGGCGGCGAAGAGTTCGTGATGCTCCTTCCCTTCACCACGCCCGCCCAGGCCTTGGTGGCCCTCGAGCGCATCCGGAAGGCCGTCAGTCAGGATCCGATCGTCGTGCCGGACGGCGGGCCCATCGTGCAGCTCACGCTCAGCGCCGGCATCGCCTCGCTCGACGAAGGAATGCCGATTCCCGTGGCCATCGACCGCGCCGACAAGGCGATGTACCGGGCGAAGAACCTCGGGCGGGATCGTGTCGAGGTGTATGCTGGGTAG
- a CDS encoding FAD binding domain-containing protein, whose amino-acid sequence MSFSYEHATSREDALARLAAPGVVPVAGGTDLVPCYEDGIIAPSAVVDIRRIPGMRDITRQPDGCISIGAAVTIAELATHPEIRAQIPMLAEACASAGTPALRNAGSLGGNLAQRHHCWYFRRGVGCFKRGGSQCAAVDGEHQYHGIIADGTCRAVHPSDPAVALLALGATVEIASYGSASRESGIDTLFESAANDPAKEAQLATGELVVAVLIPAEAGGGAQHWEKVMQRAAWDFALVSCAAARRADGTVRMAMGGLALGPWRVPLSVEEDVASGGLDEDSIDALVERAFYDAQPLAHNGYKREMAQGVLKRAIQSLG is encoded by the coding sequence GTGAGTTTCTCCTACGAACACGCCACATCGCGCGAGGATGCGCTCGCGCGGCTCGCCGCGCCGGGCGTGGTACCGGTCGCGGGCGGCACCGACCTGGTCCCCTGCTATGAGGACGGGATCATCGCGCCGAGCGCGGTGGTCGACATCCGCCGCATCCCAGGGATGCGTGACATCACGCGGCAGCCCGACGGCTGCATCAGCATCGGCGCCGCCGTCACGATTGCTGAGCTGGCCACGCATCCTGAGATCCGTGCCCAGATTCCGATGCTCGCCGAAGCCTGCGCCAGTGCCGGCACACCGGCGCTGCGCAACGCGGGAAGCCTCGGCGGCAATCTCGCCCAGCGCCACCACTGCTGGTACTTCCGCCGGGGCGTCGGCTGCTTCAAGCGCGGCGGCTCGCAGTGCGCCGCGGTGGACGGCGAGCACCAGTATCACGGCATCATCGCCGACGGCACTTGCCGCGCCGTACATCCGTCGGATCCGGCCGTGGCATTGCTGGCCCTCGGCGCCACGGTGGAGATCGCGAGCTACGGCAGCGCCTCGCGCGAGTCGGGCATCGACACGCTCTTCGAGTCTGCGGCCAACGATCCCGCGAAGGAAGCACAACTCGCTACCGGCGAGCTCGTCGTCGCGGTGCTCATCCCCGCGGAGGCCGGGGGAGGCGCCCAGCACTGGGAGAAGGTGATGCAACGCGCTGCCTGGGATTTCGCGCTCGTGTCCTGCGCGGCCGCGCGGCGCGCCGACGGCACTGTGCGGATGGCGATGGGTGGCCTAGCGCTGGGTCCGTGGCGCGTGCCGCTCAGCGTCGAGGAGGACGTGGCCTCGGGCGGCCTCGACGAAGATTCCATCGATGCGCTGGTCGAGCGCGCGTTCTACGACGCGCAACCACTCGCCCACAACGGGTATAAGCGGGAGATGGCGCAGGGTGTGCTGAAGCGTGCCATCCAGTCGCTCGGCTAG
- a CDS encoding ChaN family lipoprotein, whose translation MRAPAAALLLALSAAGAPAAAQAPLPAPAPQPPQAQPQPPRQYEPHRLYNTKTRRFGDLETLIKRIASEADVVYLGEFHNDPGTHVLQAAILEGVRRRRSDAIVLSLEMFERDVQPQLDSYLAGRISEDEFLGASRPWGNYLNDYRPMVEQAKANGWPVVGGNIPRRLAQVVSRRGLAALDSVPESDRPYFATEHICPRDEYWERFRETMGDMSGHGMQLTPDQVEAMVWRTYQAQCVKDEAMAESIVAARAAHNTLVIHANGAFHSDFGLGTAARVKRRDRRVRQLVVSFVPVQDLDAANGRAHRKRADYIVFTLAPAPAAPATP comes from the coding sequence TTGCGTGCGCCTGCTGCCGCACTGCTGCTCGCGCTCTCCGCAGCGGGCGCCCCTGCTGCCGCGCAGGCTCCGCTGCCCGCACCGGCTCCGCAGCCCCCACAGGCCCAGCCGCAGCCGCCGCGCCAGTACGAGCCGCATCGCCTCTACAACACCAAGACTCGGCGCTTCGGGGATCTCGAGACGCTCATCAAGCGCATCGCCAGCGAGGCGGACGTCGTGTACCTCGGCGAGTTCCATAACGACCCGGGCACGCACGTGCTGCAGGCCGCAATCCTCGAGGGCGTCCGCCGGCGCCGCAGCGATGCCATCGTCCTCTCGCTCGAGATGTTCGAGCGCGATGTGCAGCCGCAGCTCGACTCCTACCTGGCCGGCCGCATCAGCGAGGACGAGTTCCTCGGTGCCAGCCGCCCCTGGGGCAACTACCTCAACGATTACCGCCCGATGGTCGAGCAGGCCAAGGCCAACGGCTGGCCGGTCGTGGGGGGCAACATTCCGCGCCGCCTCGCGCAGGTCGTCTCACGCCGAGGCCTCGCCGCGCTTGATAGTGTCCCTGAAAGCGACCGTCCCTACTTCGCCACCGAGCACATCTGCCCGCGCGACGAGTACTGGGAGCGCTTCCGCGAGACGATGGGCGATATGTCGGGCCACGGAATGCAGCTCACCCCCGACCAGGTCGAGGCGATGGTCTGGCGGACCTACCAAGCCCAGTGCGTGAAGGACGAGGCGATGGCGGAGTCCATCGTCGCTGCGCGCGCGGCGCACAACACCTTGGTCATCCACGCGAACGGCGCGTTTCACTCGGACTTTGGGTTGGGCACGGCCGCGCGAGTCAAGCGCCGCGACCGCCGCGTTCGCCAACTGGTCGTGAGCTTCGTCCCCGTGCAGGACCTCGACGCCGCCAACGGCCGCGCGCACCGCAAACGGGCCGACTACATCGTCTTCACCCTCGCGCCCGCGCCGGCCGCTCCCGCCACCCCGTAG
- a CDS encoding M23 family metallopeptidase: MIRRHFLVFLALLLAACGGRAAPTTAPRLSADVAYLRSKQLMVPVHGVAPNQLRDTYNAMRSGGRRHHALDIMARRGTPVLSADDGVVRRISTNALGGRTVYVVDHDQRFVHYYAHLDRYARGLREGQRVRKGQELGTVGSTGNADRNAPHLHYQLLRYANARMWWAGDPINPVPFLVRRGNKR, encoded by the coding sequence ATGATTCGCCGACACTTCCTGGTATTCTTGGCGCTCCTGTTGGCAGCCTGCGGAGGACGTGCGGCGCCGACGACGGCACCGCGGCTATCCGCGGACGTGGCGTACCTGCGCAGCAAGCAGTTGATGGTGCCGGTGCACGGGGTGGCGCCCAACCAACTGCGGGACACCTACAACGCGATGCGCAGCGGCGGCCGGCGTCACCACGCGCTCGACATAATGGCGCGGCGGGGCACGCCAGTGCTCTCGGCGGACGACGGCGTGGTGCGCCGCATCTCGACCAATGCACTCGGCGGACGCACTGTGTATGTCGTGGATCACGACCAGCGCTTCGTACATTACTATGCGCATCTGGACCGTTACGCCCGTGGACTGCGCGAGGGCCAGCGGGTGCGGAAGGGCCAGGAGCTCGGCACGGTCGGGAGCACTGGCAACGCCGACCGCAACGCGCCGCACCTGCACTACCAACTGCTGCGCTACGCGAACGCCCGGATGTGGTGGGCCGGCGATCCGATCAACCCCGTACCGTTCCTGGTGCGACGAGGCAACAAGCGATGA
- a CDS encoding YhbY family RNA-binding protein, translated as MTMTTKERATLRSECNRLKPTLHVGAEGITGPVLAALDDLLRTRELVKVQLNKSVEVSAKSAANDLAKRLKAEVIQVIGRTTTLYRHNPELKRKAGALPPWRN; from the coding sequence ATGACGATGACGACGAAGGAGCGCGCCACGCTGCGCTCGGAGTGCAACCGACTGAAGCCGACGCTGCACGTCGGCGCCGAGGGAATCACCGGGCCGGTGCTGGCGGCGCTGGACGACCTGCTGCGCACGCGCGAGCTGGTGAAGGTGCAGCTCAACAAGAGTGTCGAAGTGTCGGCGAAGTCTGCCGCCAACGATCTCGCCAAGCGCCTGAAGGCTGAGGTGATCCAGGTGATCGGGCGAACGACGACGCTGTATCGGCACAATCCCGAGCTGAAGCGAAAGGCCGGCGCGTTGCCGCCGTGGCGCAACTAA
- a CDS encoding xanthine dehydrogenase family protein molybdopterin-binding subunit, whose protein sequence is MAEPKSRFVTTTVEVEGRTEQRVVELPAFDLEPWGEDATLTHVGARALRVDAALKATGRPGYTTDLRRPQQAYVAIVRSDVARGRVRHIDADAARALPGVLDVLLHADAPARTRLFNPEITYHGQPLAAVCAETQAIADRAAALVTVDIERAPHAVTVAQATAAGAAPVRPGLPNNLLFKEPREHSRGDVAAGFAAADVIVEREVRTPCALHTALEPHSAVCEWDGDRLTVWESTQGIFRVRDNVAKALGIPHTNVRVICEAMGGGFGAKNYAGAHTYIAALFAKRLGRPVMCAFDRAGEQVDTGNRPSSVQRIKMGATRDGHLTAIEMVAEVPLGIGGWEGGPGEIYHELYACPNVRTHETFAFVNTAAMAAFRAPGHAEGAVGLEVGMNALAESLTMDPLELRRRNLATHDQKKDRPYTGNRLAECYDESDRRFGWSALLRERGLERGNDARRVNGKPHLRRGVGVSAQIWSTGGGPPSYATVRLNSDGSADVLAGSQDLGTGTRTILAQVAADALGHKLEQVRAVIGDTGATPYAGNSWGSMTVASLAPAVRMAAEDARSALLDAAAGLLDAPKSALETRDGRVIVRGSDRAMDFGAITAKLGNVMIQGHGSRGPNPQDAGIVTTGVQFAEVEVDTVTGVVRVLRVVAVHDAGRIVNPTLAESQLEGGIIQGLGFALFEERVLDARMGLPLNAGLHDYKIPTLADIPAIDGVFLDGADTKANHVGVRGIAEPAIVPTAPAIAGAVADALGVEVNELPITPWRVLAALRGA, encoded by the coding sequence ATGGCTGAACCCAAGTCCCGCTTCGTCACGACCACCGTTGAGGTCGAGGGCCGCACCGAGCAGCGCGTCGTCGAGCTACCGGCCTTCGACCTCGAACCCTGGGGCGAAGACGCCACGCTGACCCACGTCGGCGCGCGAGCGCTGCGGGTGGATGCGGCGCTCAAGGCCACCGGACGCCCCGGCTACACCACCGACCTGCGGCGCCCGCAACAAGCCTACGTCGCCATCGTTCGCAGCGACGTGGCCCGCGGCCGCGTGCGGCATATCGATGCTGACGCGGCCCGCGCCCTGCCGGGCGTGCTCGATGTCCTCCTGCACGCCGACGCCCCGGCGCGCACGCGACTATTCAACCCCGAAATCACCTACCACGGCCAGCCGCTGGCCGCCGTCTGCGCGGAGACGCAGGCAATCGCCGATCGTGCCGCCGCGCTGGTCACTGTGGACATCGAACGCGCTCCGCACGCCGTCACCGTCGCGCAGGCCACCGCCGCCGGCGCCGCGCCGGTGCGGCCAGGCCTGCCCAACAACCTGCTCTTCAAGGAACCGCGCGAGCACAGCCGCGGTGACGTCGCTGCGGGATTCGCCGCCGCCGACGTCATCGTCGAACGCGAGGTCCGTACGCCCTGCGCGCTGCACACTGCGCTCGAACCCCACAGCGCCGTCTGCGAGTGGGATGGCGACCGGCTCACGGTGTGGGAGAGCACGCAGGGCATCTTCCGCGTGCGCGACAACGTCGCCAAGGCGCTCGGCATCCCGCACACCAACGTGCGCGTCATCTGCGAGGCGATGGGCGGCGGCTTTGGTGCCAAGAACTACGCTGGTGCCCACACCTACATCGCCGCGCTCTTCGCCAAGCGGCTCGGCCGCCCCGTGATGTGCGCCTTCGACCGCGCCGGCGAACAGGTGGACACGGGCAACCGCCCGTCCAGCGTGCAGCGCATCAAGATGGGCGCCACCCGCGACGGCCACCTCACGGCCATCGAGATGGTCGCCGAGGTGCCGCTTGGCATCGGCGGTTGGGAAGGCGGGCCCGGCGAGATCTACCACGAACTCTACGCCTGCCCCAACGTCCGCACGCACGAGACCTTCGCCTTCGTGAACACCGCCGCGATGGCGGCCTTCCGCGCGCCGGGCCACGCCGAGGGCGCCGTCGGACTCGAAGTCGGGATGAACGCGCTGGCCGAATCACTGACGATGGATCCCCTCGAGCTCCGACGCCGCAATCTCGCCACGCACGACCAGAAGAAGGACCGCCCATACACCGGCAACCGGCTGGCCGAGTGCTACGATGAAAGCGATCGCCGTTTCGGGTGGAGCGCGCTACTGCGCGAGCGCGGCCTCGAGCGCGGGAACGACGCGCGTCGCGTGAATGGCAAGCCGCATCTGCGCCGCGGCGTCGGCGTCAGCGCGCAAATCTGGTCCACCGGCGGTGGCCCCCCGAGCTACGCCACCGTACGCCTCAACTCCGACGGCTCGGCCGATGTGCTCGCGGGCTCGCAGGATCTCGGCACCGGCACGCGCACCATCCTCGCGCAGGTCGCGGCCGATGCGTTGGGCCACAAGCTGGAGCAGGTGCGCGCCGTCATCGGCGACACCGGCGCCACGCCTTATGCCGGCAACAGTTGGGGCTCGATGACCGTCGCGTCATTGGCGCCGGCCGTGCGGATGGCTGCCGAGGACGCGCGCAGCGCCCTCCTCGATGCCGCCGCCGGCCTGCTCGACGCACCCAAGTCCGCACTCGAGACCCGTGATGGCCGCGTCATCGTGCGCGGCAGCGACCGCGCGATGGACTTCGGTGCCATCACCGCCAAGCTCGGCAACGTGATGATTCAGGGCCACGGCTCACGCGGTCCGAATCCGCAGGACGCGGGCATCGTCACCACCGGCGTGCAGTTCGCCGAGGTCGAGGTCGACACCGTCACCGGTGTGGTGCGCGTGCTGCGTGTCGTCGCGGTGCACGACGCCGGGCGCATCGTGAACCCCACGCTCGCTGAGTCGCAGTTGGAAGGCGGCATCATCCAGGGACTCGGCTTCGCGCTCTTCGAGGAGCGCGTGCTCGATGCACGGATGGGCCTGCCGCTAAACGCCGGGCTCCACGACTACAAGATCCCGACGCTGGCCGACATCCCCGCCATTGATGGCGTGTTCCTCGACGGCGCGGACACCAAGGCCAATCACGTCGGCGTCCGCGGCATCGCCGAGCCGGCCATCGTGCCGACGGCGCCGGCGATTGCCGGTGCGGTCGCCGATGCGCTGGGTGTAGAGGTCAACGAGCTACCGATCACGCCGTGGCGCGTGCTCGCAGCGCTCCGCGGCGCGTAG
- a CDS encoding (2Fe-2S)-binding protein → MHISLNGRRTESNPAGDATLLDLLRDDLALTGTKRVCEAGACGACTVLVDGVPVYACITLAQGCDGRDVRTIEGLGGPGAPHPLQQAFVLEDAAQCGFCTPGQLMAAAALLAANPDPSDEQIVAAMSGNLCRCGTYPKIVRAVRRAAAMLREAADG, encoded by the coding sequence GTGCATATCTCCCTGAACGGTAGGCGGACGGAGTCCAATCCCGCCGGCGACGCCACCCTGCTCGACCTGCTGCGGGACGACCTGGCCCTGACCGGCACGAAGCGGGTCTGCGAGGCCGGGGCCTGCGGTGCCTGCACCGTGCTCGTGGACGGCGTCCCGGTCTACGCCTGCATCACCCTCGCTCAGGGCTGCGACGGGCGCGACGTCCGTACGATCGAGGGACTCGGCGGCCCTGGCGCCCCGCACCCGCTGCAACAGGCCTTCGTGTTGGAAGACGCCGCGCAGTGCGGCTTCTGCACCCCCGGCCAGCTGATGGCGGCCGCGGCCCTGTTGGCCGCCAATCCCGACCCCTCCGACGAACAGATCGTCGCCGCGATGAGCGGGAACCTCTGCCGCTGCGGCACGTACCCGAAGATCGTCCGCGCCGTGCGCCGCGCGGCGGCGATGTTGCGCGAGGCCGCCGATGGCTGA
- a CDS encoding ferredoxin family protein gives MPYVITEACINTKDKSCVDVCPVDCIYEGPDMLYIHPDECIDCGACEPECPVTAIFPEEDVPANLKQYIQINKEVFEKEPKPGRPTR, from the coding sequence ATGCCGTATGTGATCACCGAAGCCTGCATCAACACCAAGGACAAGTCCTGTGTGGACGTATGCCCGGTGGATTGCATCTATGAGGGTCCGGATATGCTGTACATCCATCCGGACGAGTGCATCGACTGCGGCGCCTGCGAGCCGGAGTGCCCGGTGACGGCGATCTTCCCGGAGGAGGACGTGCCGGCGAACCTCAAGCAGTATATCCAGATCAACAAGGAAGTGTTCGAGAAGGAGCCGAAGCCGGGGCGGCCGACGCGGTAA
- a CDS encoding isoprenylcysteine carboxylmethyltransferase family protein has translation MLFKNRGWLPVPFLLVPVLAMQALTTRNLIVGVVVMVIGEWWRMWGVATAGTVTRRRSRNVQKLVSHGPFAWSRNPLYNGNFLLWMGIITISGVHWFLPVAAVIFAIEYYYIVRYEEGVLESIFGQVYLDYKAKTPRWFPRPPRKEDAEGEFFWAEAWKSEISTFLQFAAIIVVFWAKDRWM, from the coding sequence GTGCTCTTCAAGAACCGCGGCTGGCTGCCGGTGCCCTTCCTGCTCGTCCCCGTCCTCGCGATGCAGGCGCTCACCACGCGCAACCTCATCGTCGGCGTGGTCGTGATGGTCATTGGCGAGTGGTGGCGGATGTGGGGCGTGGCCACCGCCGGCACCGTGACGCGTCGCCGCTCACGCAACGTGCAGAAACTCGTCTCGCACGGCCCCTTTGCGTGGAGCCGCAACCCGCTCTACAACGGCAACTTCCTGCTCTGGATGGGCATCATCACCATCAGCGGCGTGCACTGGTTCCTGCCCGTCGCGGCCGTAATCTTCGCCATCGAGTACTACTACATCGTGCGCTACGAGGAGGGAGTACTCGAGAGCATCTTCGGCCAGGTGTACCTCGACTACAAGGCGAAGACGCCGCGCTGGTTCCCGCGCCCGCCGCGCAAGGAAGACGCCGAGGGCGAGTTCTTCTGGGCCGAGGCGTGGAAGAGCGAGATCAGCACCTTCCTGCAGTTCGCGGCGATCATCGTCGTGTTCTGGGCGAAGGACAGGTGGATGTAA
- a CDS encoding alpha/beta fold hydrolase, with product MILATDRGAVGYDEAGTGRPVVLLHGFPHDRTLWEAQLAAPPSGARLIALDLPGFGESESGVAPSFDAWADWTVAALDALEIRTAVVGGLSMGGYLAFALWRRHSARIAGLVLADTRAGADTLEGQEKRVAMQLQALRDGAGAIAEAMMPGMVGKTTRASRPRAIEHLDAMMRRAEVGAIHDALEAMRTRADSTPTLATITVPTLVLCGDEDALTPVKESEAMHAAISGSQLAIIPGAGHASCVEHPAAFNALLASFLQSRLA from the coding sequence GTGATCCTTGCCACCGACCGCGGCGCCGTCGGCTACGACGAAGCAGGCACGGGACGCCCCGTCGTGCTCCTGCACGGCTTTCCGCACGACCGTACCCTCTGGGAGGCCCAGCTTGCCGCGCCGCCGTCCGGTGCGCGGCTCATCGCGCTCGACCTCCCCGGCTTCGGCGAGAGCGAGAGCGGCGTGGCGCCGTCCTTCGATGCCTGGGCCGACTGGACCGTTGCGGCCCTCGATGCGCTCGAGATTCGCACGGCGGTCGTCGGCGGCCTCTCGATGGGCGGGTACCTCGCCTTCGCGCTCTGGCGCCGGCATTCGGCGCGCATCGCCGGCCTCGTGCTCGCCGACACCCGTGCCGGCGCCGATACGCTCGAGGGTCAGGAGAAGCGCGTCGCGATGCAGTTGCAGGCCCTGCGCGATGGGGCCGGTGCCATCGCCGAAGCGATGATGCCCGGGATGGTCGGCAAGACCACGCGCGCCTCACGGCCGCGGGCCATCGAGCACCTCGACGCGATGATGCGCCGCGCCGAGGTCGGCGCCATCCACGACGCCCTCGAGGCGATGCGCACGCGCGCGGACTCCACGCCCACGCTCGCCACCATCACCGTCCCGACGCTCGTGCTCTGCGGCGACGAGGACGCCCTGACGCCGGTGAAGGAATCCGAGGCGATGCACGCCGCCATTTCCGGCTCCCAATTGGCGATAATTCCCGGAGCCGGCCACGCCAGCTGCGTCGAACATCCGGCCGCTTTCAACGCGCTGCTTGCGTCCTTCCTGCAGTCGCGGCTCGCCTGA
- a CDS encoding AI-2E family transporter, protein MSLLTTLPGKKTDHPLRPGDIYRAALAVIATLILFQLLWSARILVLTAFLGILFGLSAARATDWVVARVRINRNIAAAAVVLGTVLLLAGVVAWTGPTLVEQSQDLRTKLPEAITNLETWLASKQPALLDLIAPATDDGSSRVGSAVAKHAPAVTDFAFGILQSTLVVAAGVVMVVFLALYIAADPDVYRRGLMLLVPIARRDRFGQLLTAVGTTLRTWFATQLIAMLVIGVVTTIVLAILGVRAAFPLGVIAGIFEFVPNIGPMLAAIPAVLMGFVDSPQKAAIVIGAYWAIQFLENNLLIPYLMKEQLDLPPALTLVAQVVMAYVFGFLGLFVAIPLLATIVVAVRTFWVEDELPPLPTVEMALPSITPKSGGGDPA, encoded by the coding sequence ATGTCCCTGCTGACCACCCTCCCCGGCAAGAAGACCGACCACCCGCTGCGCCCCGGCGACATCTACCGGGCGGCGCTGGCGGTCATCGCCACGCTCATCCTCTTCCAACTGCTGTGGTCGGCCCGCATCCTGGTCCTTACGGCCTTCCTCGGCATCCTCTTCGGGCTCTCGGCGGCGCGCGCCACCGACTGGGTCGTGGCGCGGGTGCGCATCAATCGCAACATCGCGGCCGCCGCGGTCGTGCTCGGTACGGTGTTGCTGCTCGCCGGCGTGGTCGCCTGGACGGGCCCGACGCTGGTGGAGCAGTCACAGGATCTGCGCACCAAGCTCCCCGAAGCCATCACCAACCTTGAGACCTGGCTGGCGTCCAAGCAGCCTGCCCTGCTCGATCTGATCGCCCCCGCCACCGACGATGGGTCCAGCCGCGTCGGCAGCGCCGTCGCGAAGCACGCACCGGCGGTCACCGATTTCGCCTTCGGCATCCTCCAGTCCACGCTGGTCGTCGCCGCGGGCGTCGTGATGGTCGTGTTCCTCGCGCTCTACATCGCCGCCGATCCCGATGTCTACCGCCGCGGGTTGATGCTGCTCGTGCCCATCGCTCGCCGCGATCGATTCGGCCAGCTGCTCACGGCCGTCGGCACCACGCTGCGCACCTGGTTCGCCACGCAGCTCATCGCGATGCTCGTGATCGGCGTCGTCACGACCATCGTGCTCGCCATCCTCGGCGTGCGCGCCGCGTTCCCGCTCGGCGTCATCGCCGGCATCTTCGAGTTCGTGCCGAACATCGGCCCGATGCTCGCCGCGATTCCCGCCGTGCTGATGGGCTTCGTGGATTCGCCGCAGAAGGCCGCCATCGTCATCGGCGCGTACTGGGCCATCCAGTTCCTCGAGAACAACCTGCTCATCCCGTACCTGATGAAGGAGCAACTCGACCTGCCACCCGCGCTCACGCTCGTCGCGCAGGTCGTGATGGCCTACGTGTTCGGCTTCCTCGGACTCTTCGTCGCCATTCCGCTCTTGGCCACGATCGTCGTCGCCGTCCGGACGTTCTGGGTGGAGGACGAGCTCCCGCCGCTGCCGACCGTCGAGATGGCATTGCCGTCCATCACCCCGAAGTCGGGCGGAGGAGATCCCGCGTGA